The following are from one region of the Coffea eugenioides isolate CCC68of chromosome 2, Ceug_1.0, whole genome shotgun sequence genome:
- the LOC113760144 gene encoding uncharacterized protein LOC113760144, with protein MLEAIEARAKEIEEKERECRLILEQGRKELEVKKNELSLIRDDTRLRQEKLSEQEKLIGALFERIEFEGKHIGDIRSSVDEGFRELCLKERQVADRWRELEWVEKQIESRENELDKKEEKLKSLEKEIELREKVLGSKQGMLEARESQLEAREKVLDYRRAKKRRKSGDKDAYENDSEQHPVIDLVGSDSGDSGHSGLGCDLNDSPSVSESDSGYSGSAHDLGKVRDPIVRIAWLQPVAHYPGAMSYRKNTKSVKLPAIKQGWKEWIDAGLPVGCGEFICGKQEALSLSRCNFLHQVCYKDNFASCNLGSPYLIHPQKGEMWALYKDCNLSCCASNPENHLSCQYEIVEIVQRNPFDTRVASLDKLEGYASLYHRRNHNKKDTFLIDDDELFRFSHKIRSFRMSSQESKGVPEGSFELDPKSLPAVS; from the exons ATGCTAGAGGCCATTGAAGCTCGGGCGAAGGAAATTGAGgagaaggagagagagtgtcGTTTGATTTTGGAACAAGGGCGGAAAGAATTGGAGGTGAAAAAGAATGAATTGAGTTTAATTAGAGATGATACTAGACTTAGGCAAGAGAAATTGAGTGAGCAAGAGAAGTTGATAGGAGCTCTTTTTGAGAGGATAGAGTTCGAGGGGAAACATATTGGGGATATTAGAAGTTCTGTTGATGAGGGTTTTAGAGAATTATGTTTAAAAGAGAGGCAGGTAGCAGATCGTTGGAGAGAGCTCGAGTGGGTTGAGAAACAGATTGAGAGTAGAGAAAATGAACTTGATAAGAAAGAGGAAAAGTTGAAGAGTTTAGAGAAGGAGATTGAGCTGAGGGAAAAGGTTTTGGGTTCAAAACAGGGGATGCTTGAAGCTAGAGAAAGTCAGCTGGAGGCTAGAGAAAAGGTTTTGGATTACAGAAG ggcaaagaaaagaaggaaaagtggagACAAGGATGCATATGAGAATGACTCTGAACAACATCCAGTCATTGATCTGGTTGGATCAGATTCTGGTGATTCTGGTCATTCAGGTTTGGGATGTGATCTAAATGATTCCCCTTCAGTGTCAGAGTCTGATTCAGGTTATTCAGGTTCAGCACATGATCTTGGTAAG GTGCGTGATCCTATTGTTCGCATTGCATGGCTCCAGCCTGTGGCACATTATCCAGGTGCAATGTCGTATAGGAAGAACACCAAAAGTGTGAAGTTACCTGCCATAAAGCAGGGTTGGAAGGAGTGGATAGATGCGGGCTTACCAGTTGGTTGTGGTGAATTTATATGTGGCAAACAAGAGGCCCTGTCATTATCTCGTTGTAACTTTTTGCATCAAGTTTGCTACAAAGATAATTTTGCTTCTTGCAATCTTGGTAGTCCTTACTTAATACATCCTCAAAAGGGAGAGATGTGGGCCCTCTATAAGGATTGCAACCTTAGTTGCTGTGCTTCTAATCCTGAAAATCATTTATCTTGCCAGTATGAGATAGTTGAGATTGTCCAGAGAAATCCTTTTGACACTAGAGTTGCTTCCTTGGATAAATTGGAAGGATATGCTAGTTTATATCACAGAAGAAACCACAATAAGAAGGATACTTTTTTGATAGATGATGACGAGCTCTTTAGGTTTTCCCACAAAATACGTTCTTTTAGGATGAGCAGCCAAGAGAGCAAAGGTGTACCAGAGGGATCTTTTGAACTTGATCCCAAGTCGCTTCCTGCAGTTTCTTGA
- the LOC113764195 gene encoding putative late blight resistance protein homolog R1A-4 has product MASTRVDSVLHNLELLQNNLEKRDSFETGFSNLREGFEALKLNLLFLKPVLLCAKNWSNDQLKVRLRDFLSKIEAPVNRSGMDIKSLNLRSKSPFNLKSVVTALKPVVSNLLGNIKSFKQDIIDIYDTLSSCSSSESGSCLRDCELVDFIDSVLQNLIDLLSRRYFESMEDYNSALHAHIEALEDKLTFLKNFIGFAKFLGVEERELGDLLAHVQVVALNAARLSYKCLFYKEDEEMHDPRMCSIISELLEKINPVDLQVYETYVKVLKAPKSPESLLTTQTDMQILKDFNDSLISSLWELLWCRTSFAVSVKDQMKRLYEGLRFLRSILNEAQENMNELNDKIVAVISEAGIVVFSLFLNEMKELGVDSLVVGESAESCAMLVNTNNNVMLIVAQLRGSSISGSKPSCHSFKGQVRKTTRFKPSRGRVPMTDEFVVGLEDEAKKVINRLERGSAMLQIVPIVGMPGLGKTTLAKKIYNSPPVRAHFHLFLWCTVSQEYNLKNLLVQILSSLGKQASVNEEHKVLDEIDLMLNLKKLLLKNRYLVVLDDVWDIGVWHGLCHSFPDDRTGSRILITTRESSVASEVRIGVDSVELHNLRELTKEESWELLQKKVFGEAHCPPPLRMLGEKIARNCKGLPLTIVIIAGILSTIEDEAWSEVDSLTSAIAYDTDRCKYTLELSYMNLPLHLIPCLLYFGAFREDQEIETEKLTRLWIAEGFVSAEEPVQDTEPKRLEDLAEEYMMHLIGRNLIMVAKQGHTGGVKTCRIHDLLHEFCKDSQTRKFPTGVAWLQ; this is encoded by the coding sequence ATGGCCTCTACTCGTGTCGATTCCGTCTTGCATAATCTGGAGTTGCTCCAGAACAACCTCGAAAAACGTGATTCGTTTGAAACTGGATTTTCCAACCTGCGTGAAGGATTTGAGGCCCTCAAGCTGAATCTGCTGTTCCTGAAACCAGTTCTTCTGTGTGCAAAAAACTGGAGCAACGACCAATTGAAGGTAAGGCTTCGAGATTTCTTGTCTAAGATTGAAGCTCCTGTAAACAGATCTGGGATGGATATAAAGTCCCTCAATCTTAGGTCAAAAAGTCCATTCAATTTGAAAAGCGTAGTCACAGCTTTGAAACCCGTCGTCTCTAATTTGCTGGGAAACATCAAGTCCTTTAAGCAAGATATCATCGACATATACGATACCTTGTCGAGCTGCAGCTCATCAGAGTCCGGTTCCTGCTTAAGAGACTGTGAACTCGTGGACTTCATAGACTCCGTTCTACAGAATCTGATCGATCTTCTCAGCCGTCGGTATTTTGAGTCCATGGAAGATTACAACAGTGCTTTGCACGCACATATTGAGGCCCTTGAAGACAAGCTTACATtcttgaaaaatttcattggctTTGCCAAATTTCTGGGTGTTGAAGAACGTGAATTGGGAGATCTGTTGGCTCACGTTCAAGTTGTGGCTCTAAATGCCGCACGCCTCTCTTACAAGTGTTTGTTTTACAAGGAAGATGAAGAGATGCATGATCCCAGGATGTGCTCCATAATCAGTGAACTACTGGAGAAGATTAACCCCGTTGACCTCCAAGTTTATGAGACATATGTCAAAGTCCTTAAAGCTCCGAAATCCCCAGAATCATTGCTTACAACGCAGACAGATATGCAAATACTGAAGGATTTTAATGATTCTCTCATAAGTAGTCTTTGGGAACTCCTATGGTGCAGAACCAGCTTCGCAGTTTCTGTGAAAGATCAAATGAAAAGACTCTATGAGGGACTGAGATTTTTGAGAAGCATTCTGAATGAGGCGCAGGAGAATATGAATGAgctaaatgataaaattgtggCTGTTATTAGTGAGGCAGGAATTGTAGTTTTCTCACTCTTTCTGAATGAAATGAAAGAACTGGGTGTTGACTCCTTAGTGGTCGGAGAATCTGCTGAATCTTGTGCTATGTTAGTCAACACGAACAACAATGTTATGCTTATTGTGGCTCAGCTAAGGGGTTCAAGCATCTCAGGAAGTAAACCCTCCTGTCATAGCTTCAAAGGACAAGTTCGCAAGACTACCCGTTTCAAGCCATCAAGAGGTAGAGTACCAATGACCGATGAATTTGTAGTTGGTCTCGAGGATGAGGCAAAAAAAGTGATTAACAGACTCGAAAGAGGATCAGCAATGTTGCAAATTGTTCCCATTGTGGGAATGCCTGGACTTGGCAAGACCACTCTAGCCAAAAAAATTTACAATAGTCCCCCAGTTCGGGCTCACTTCCATTTGTTTCTTTGGTGTACTGTTTCTCAAGAATATAACTTGAAAAATCTACTAGTTCAAATTTTGTCCTCTCTTGGTAAACAGGCTAGCGTGAATGAAGAGCACAAAGTTCTGGATGAGATTGATTTAATGCTAAACCTCAAGAAACTGTTATTGAAGAATAGATATCTCGTTGTTTTAGATGATGTCTGGGACATTGGGGTATGGCATGGCTTGTGTCATTCATTCCCTGACGATAGGACTGGAAGTCGAATCCTAATTACAACTCGAGAATCTAGTGTGGCTTCAGAGGTTAGAATTGGTGTGGATTCTGTGGAACTTCACAATCTTCGTGAACTCACCAAAGAAGAGAGTTGGGAATTATTGCAGAAGAAGGTGTTTGGAGAAGCACATTGTCCTCCACCACTACGCATGCTTGGGGAGAAAATAGCAAGAAATTGCAAGGGATTGCCTCTTACCATAGTCATCATAGCTGGAATTTTGTCAACTATAGAGGATGAGGCTTGGAGTGAAGTTGATAGTTTAACTTCAGCCATTGCGTATGATACAGACCGGTGCAAGTATACATTGGAGCTGAGTTACATGAACTTACCACTTCATTTGATACCATGCCTTCTCTACTTTGGGGCATTTAGAGAAGATCAAGAAATTGAAACTGAGAAGTTGACGAGACTATGGATAGCCGAAGGCTTTGTATCTGCTGAAGAGCCTGTGCAAGATACAGAACCAAAGAGATTAGAGGATTTAGCAGAAGAATACATGATGCATCTTATTGGCCGAAACCTAATCATGGTTGCCAAACAAGGACATACTGGTGGAGTCAAAACTTGTCGCATTCATGATCTATTACACGAGTTTTGTAAGGACAGCCAAACAAGAAAATTTCCTACAGGTGTTGCGTGGCTACAGTGA